A region from the Cryptosporangium arvum DSM 44712 genome encodes:
- a CDS encoding TetR/AcrR family transcriptional regulator, whose product MSAPAQPVGRPGGRTARNRRAVLDAVADLLLEAGYDGLTIDAVAARSGVHRTTVYRRWRDTGGLLADALDAAREVPWEPPDTGSLAGDLTEINRQIVAALTEEPSITAALIAASFRSPAAAAALRSFWEDRYAIAAIVVERVAPGVPARPVLLASCAPVFYELVLLRGPAPGDELAERYARLAAASVSRSGAAP is encoded by the coding sequence CGGGCGGTGCTGGACGCGGTCGCCGACCTCCTGCTGGAGGCCGGCTACGACGGGCTGACGATCGACGCGGTCGCGGCACGCTCCGGGGTGCACCGCACGACCGTGTACCGCCGGTGGCGCGACACCGGCGGGCTGCTCGCCGACGCGCTCGACGCCGCGCGCGAGGTGCCGTGGGAGCCACCGGACACCGGATCGCTGGCCGGCGACCTCACCGAGATCAACCGGCAGATCGTCGCCGCACTGACCGAGGAGCCGTCGATCACGGCGGCGCTGATCGCGGCGTCGTTCCGCTCCCCCGCCGCCGCGGCGGCGCTGCGCTCGTTCTGGGAGGACCGGTACGCCATCGCCGCGATCGTGGTCGAACGGGTCGCGCCCGGCGTACCGGCCCGCCCGGTGCTCCTCGCGTCGTGCGCTCCGGTGTTCTACGAACTGGTGCTGCTGCGCGGCCCGGCCCCCGGCGACGAGCTCGCCGAGCGTTACGCGCGGCTGGCCGCGGCCTCGGTGAGCCGGTCCGGGGCGGCGCCGTAG